The proteins below are encoded in one region of Lactuca sativa cultivar Salinas chromosome 3, Lsat_Salinas_v11, whole genome shotgun sequence:
- the LOC111883675 gene encoding uncharacterized protein LOC111883675, protein MPSRIAQIRLTSSHPQVYEPCDDSFALVDALLADRKHLLHHRPSLCIEIGSGSGYVITSLALILQDLKTTHYFATDINPHALKVTHETLQAHGVHAELLTTNIAAGLDRRLAGMVDVMVVNPPYVPTPEAEVGGDGIAAAWAGGENGRSVIDKILPIADKLLSEKGWLYMLFLAANDPLQICLGMREKGFASKIVVQRSTEEESLHVIKFWREFDGNEGGSLGKMGSPKGWEFLVSQFSRFSFRK, encoded by the coding sequence ATGCCCTCACGAATTGCACAAATCCGACTCACGAGTTCACACCCTCAAGTCTACGAACCATGCGATGACTCATTCGCTTTGGTGGACGCTCTTTTAGCTGACCGGAAACACCTCTTACACCACCGCCCCTCACTCTGCATTGAAATCGGAAGCGGTAGTGGCTATGTCATCACTAGTCTCGCTCTCATCCTCCAAGACCTCAAAACCACTCATTACTTTGCCACAGACATCAACCCACACGCGCTAAAAGTAACCCACGAGACCCTCCAAGCCCACGGGGTCCACGCCGAGTTGCTAACCACCAACATTGCCGCCGGGCTCGACCGGAGACTCGCGGGGATGGTGGATGTGATGGTGGTGAACCCGCCGTACGTGCCGACACCCGAGGCGGAAGTGGGCGGTGATGGGATCGCTGCTGCCTGGGCTGGCGGTGAAAATGGGCGGAGTGTTATCGATAAGATTTTGCCGATTGCTGATAAGCTTTTGTCGGAGAAAGGGTGGTTGTATATGTTGTTTCTTGCTGCTAATGATCCGTTGCAGATATGTTTGGGAATGAGGGAGAAAGGTTTTGCTTCAAAGATTGTGGTTCAGAGATCGACTGAAGAGGAAAGTTTACATGTGATTAAGTTTTGGAGGGAATTTGATGGAAATGAAGGGGGGTCGTTGGGTAAAATGGGGTCTCCCAAAGGGTGGGAGTTTTTGGTTTCTCAGTTTTCAAGGTTTTCGTTTCGGAAATAA